The region TATGTATCAGATTAGCCCTTATGGCCGTGACCCACGAGTTGACCGGGGCCGAACACATATTGTTATCGGCCGTGGCCGCGCTCCAGCCCTGCTGCAAAATGAAAGCGCTGTAGTTTACCTGGAGGGATTCCTGTCCCGGGACCGGCTGTACTGCCTGGCCTTCCGGCTGAGCTGCCTGCTCCTCCGGCTGAGACTCCTGGCCTTCCGGTTGAGCCTCCTGGCCTTCCGGCCGGGCTGCCTGCTCCTCCGGCTGAGCTGTCTGGCTATCGGTCTGAGCTGCCACTCCCGGCCCTGTCTGGGCTGACTTTGCCGCACCTACCCCCGTGCTGCCGGCCAATGCCGTCATTCCCTGCATACTTAAAATAATTCCGGCTGCTACGACAGCAGCCAGAATCTTTGACTTTTTCCCACATCTGATCATTCACATTCTCCTTGCATCATGTCTTTATTTGAGGAAATGATATCCTCTCCGAACACAGTCCTGCATAACATCACATATTCCTTGAAATACAGGTGGTCCTCCAACTCCTTCAGAGCATGGGCTATCCCCCAATAATACCGGGCATGCTTCCGTTTATCCTTCTCGTTAAACCGCTGCCATATGGCGTCGCCCACCACCAGATAATCTCTGGCCGTACAGCGCATGTTGCTGAGCTTGTCCCCCAGGGCCAGTATCTTAATCTCCCAGGACGCCGTGCAGAGATGCCTGACCGTACGGGTCTTTCGCTCCTGCCAGCTGCGGCTTTTATCTTCGCTCTCATCCACCACCAGGTCCGCTACCCTGGAACCAAACGCATCCTCCAGTTCTTCCCTGGTAACTCCTGCATCCTCCATAACATCATGGAGCAGGGCTGCCGCAATGATTTCCTCATCATCCGTAAAGGCGGACACAATCACTGCCGTCTCCATGGGATGCGTGATGTACGGAATCTTCGTGCCCTTTCTGAAAGCTCCCTTGTGGGCTTTATCTGCAAACGCAGCCGCTTCTCCAATCATAGGTCTTACTCCTTCTGTGATAGCATTATTTCTATTCCTTATGTACCTCTCCCTTTGATGTCAGGAATCACACCTATCATACCATATTCAGCGGATATTTTGAAGAGTATTGTGGAATCTTTGCCATTTTCCAAGTTAAACTTGTAAGAAAAGAGAATTTCTGATATGCTATAGAAGTATTTTTTCCGCATTACTTAAGGAGGATAATTCATGGATCGTCATTCGTCATATTCGGCTCCCCGCAGCGAACGTGCTTCCGGTTCTTACGGCAGCAACCGCGGCAGGAGCAGCAAACGCAACACCTATAATAAACGTTCATGGAACGATAACAGAAAACTGCACACCCTGGTATTCTACATACTTCCCTTTATCTTAATCAATCTGGTCATATTCATCCTGGCCACGTCCACACCCAAGATAGAGTATGATGCATCTGACACCAAGGATTACCGCAGTGTGGACATATCCATCCGCATACGCTCCCTTCTCCCTATACGCGAGATGAGCGTCACCATGGAATCCCAGCCCCTTGAAATGGAAAAGGAAAAGGGAGTCTACAAAGCCACCCTGACCAACAACGGAACCCTCCAGATATTTGTGAAGGGCTGGAACGGAATGTCTGCCAGACTGTCCGACACCATTCAGGCACTGGACGATATGGCGCCCACCATTCAGGAAGACTATGTGATGGAAAATGGAATCCTCACCATCACGGCGGAGGACAGCCAGTCAGGTATTAACTTTGATGCGGTCTATGCCACGGATGAAGATGAAAAGACCGTCAAACCCAGCCATATCAATAAAGAATCCGGAGAGATCACCTTCCCCATGGATACCCAGACCCTTGTGGTTTTTGTGGAGGATTACGCGGGTAATACCATAAAGAGCTCCTATACCAGCCTGAAGGACGGCTTAGACCTCAGCAACCGTGACACGGAATTCCCCTCAGACGGCACCAACGGCACTAATGGCAGCGGTTCCAAGGGAGCCGGCACAGATAAGGAAACCAGTAAGGCCAAGGAATCCACCAAAGCCAAGGAGTCTGCTAAGGCCAAGGAGTCCACTAAGGCCAAGGAGTCCGCCAAAGCCAAGGAATCCTCCAAGGCTGAAGAATCCTCCAAGGTCAAGGAGTCTGCCAAGGCCAAGGAATCCACCAAAGCCAAAGAGACCACCAAAGCCGCAGAATCCACCAAGGCTAAAGAGTCAACTGCGGCAACAACGGCTGCCCCTCCCGCCGACCCGCAGTCACCATCGCCCACCCAGGCATCACAGGCGCCGTCGCCCACCCAGGCATCACAGACACCGTCGCCCACCCAGGCGCCACAGACACCGTCGCCCACCCAGGCGCCACAGACACCGTCGCCCACCCAGACGCCACAGTCTCCGTCGCCTACCCAGACATCTCAGGCCCCGTCGCCTGATAACGGTTCGGGAGATAACGTCACCATCGTACCCCTGGGCTGACACTTATCTGAGCTATCTGTAAAATATCAATTGTAAAATAAGACCATGGCTCCCTCCGCAGAACCATGGTCTTATTTTTACCCAATATTCTATTTCATATTTTATCCAAATCCTGTCACTGTCTTCCCGCATCCATAATGTCGTCAATGATATCCACATATTCAGAACAGTATTTTTCGTACATAGGGGCCGCGGCTTCCCGGAACCGTTCTTTTTCCCTGGCATCCAGCTCCGTCACCACACAGCCTGCTCTCCTGACCCTGTCTTCTGAGGTTCTCTCGCGCTCAGCCCACAGTTCACGCTCATACAGAGCCGATTCCCGGGCACAGTCCCGTATAATGTTCCCGTATTCCTCCGGCAGCTTATCCCAGGTGGACTGGGCTGCCAGCTGAAGCTCCGGAACCCTGGTGTGTTCGTCCAAAGTGAAATATTTGGCCACCTCATAATGCCTGGTGGACTCATAAGAAGGCCAGTTGTTCTCGGCCCCGTCTATCTCCCCTGTCTGCAGGCCTGAATATACATCCCCAAAAGCCATGGGTACCGGCGTTGCCCCCAGAGCCTGAATCGTATCCATCATCAGTTCAGATTCCTGAACCCTGATTTTAAGTCCCTTCATGTCGTCCAGAGACTCAATGGGCCTGTCCGTACTGTAGAAATTACGGGCGCCCGCATCATACCAGGACAGCGGCACCAGGCTGGAACCGCCGAAGGAATTCATGAAATCCGTACCAATCGGCCCCTCCAGCACTTTCCACATGTGCTCCCGTCCCGTATACAGGTAGGGCATCTGAAGCACATTCAGCTTTGGCACGAACTCGGCAAGGGGCGACAGGGATACCCTGGCAAAATCCACGCCGCCAAACTGCAGCTGTTCAATCACCGTTTTCTCGTCTCCGAGAACACCGCCGGCATTGACCTGTATCTCCACCCTGCCCCCGGTCTTTTCATATACCAGCTCTGCAAATTTATAAGCTCCCTGGGTGGTGGGATAATCCTCCGCCTGATTCTCAGCATATGTCAGGACGAACTCCGGAACTGTCTTCTGTGCCGTACCGTCCTTACCGCTGCCTGCGCAGGATGCGGCCAGAATCATGACAGCGGCGCAGGCCATCAGGTAAATCACATTTTTTCTCAAGCAGCCGTCCCTCCCTTCGGATATATCATACCCCAGTTACCAGACCCGGTCAAGGCAGGCCTTTCCTTTAATTATGCACAGTCCTGCCTTCCACCTTTGAGGCGGCATAACGGTAAAATTCTTCTTTCTCATTTCCAAGCACACGGTTTGTAAATACAAATCCATGGGTGGTATCGCTGAATACGATAATCATGGCAGGTTTCCTGGATATCCGTTTCACAGAATTCCACGGCAAATCTGATGTATCATTTCCCACCCGAATGTGAAGCCCATTGTCGTCAATGGTAACCTGGGTGTCCTGGGTAATCCCCGCCGTCTGTTTTTTTGCCTTGACATAAATCATCAGCGGCTGAATGACTGTAAAAAGGCAGCAACCCAGAACGATGAGGCACCTCATGAGTCCCTGGGCCTGGTCCCACCTGGAAAATCCCAGTGCAAAGGCCGCCACTGTAAATATGATATTGCAAAGTCCTGCCAGAGAACCGTATATATAATACATGGAAAGCTGCCATAAATCCCGCGCCGTTGTCCTGTATGTGTATGTGTATCTCATTCATATGCTCCTTGTGCGGATGTCCTGAATCTTAACAGAGTGGCGACAGGGCCGCCACTCTGAGATTATTTTAACACGAAACATCATTTTCCCGTATCCAGTAATTAATGGGCCAGTACAGATGGAAGCCACATGCTGACAGACGGAATAAAGGTAATCAGCAGCAGAGTAATAATCATACACAGGTAGAATGGAAGCGTAGCCTTAACCACCCGCTCCATAGGCACCTTGGAAACCGCAGAGCCAATGAAAAGAACTGCACCAACAGGAGGTGTCAGAAGTCCGATACCGCAGTTAAGCACTACCATGATACCAAACTGAATCGGGTCCAGACCGATGGATGTTGCGATGGGAAGCAGGATGGGGGTTGCAATCAGGATGATTGGCGCCATATCCATGATACATCCAAGTACCAGAAGAATCAGGTTCAGCAGCAGGGCCAGAAGAATGGGGTTATTGGTCATGCCTGTGATTGCGCTGGCAGCCAGATCAGGCACATGCAGCTGGGTCAGGCAGTATCCGAAAATACTGGATGTGGCAATCAGAATCATTACGATAGACAGGGTGTCCACGCTGTCTCCCAGTACTCTCCAGACTCCCTTCCAGTCCAGTCCCTTGTAGATAAACACGCTGACAATCAGGCTGTAGATAACAGCAACCGCTGCGGACTCTGTGGCCGTAAACACGCCGCCTACCACGCCAAATACAACTATCAGCACAGCTGCCAGTGCCCAGAAGGAAACACTCAGCTGCTTAATCAGGTTGATGATGCTGAACTTCTCGCCCTTCGGGTAATTGCGCTTAACGGAAATGATATAGGATCCTATCATCAGCGTTACGGCCAGCAGTGCTCCAGGAATATATCCTGCCAGGAAAAGGCTTCCCACGGAGATGCCGCCTGCCGTGGTGGCATAGATGACCATATTGTGACTGGGAGGCACCAACAGTCCCTCACAGGATGAGGTAATGGTTACAGCTGTTGAGAAATCGTCATCGTATCCCTGGTCCACCATCATGGG is a window of Enterocloster clostridioformis DNA encoding:
- a CDS encoding HD domain-containing protein — encoded protein: MIGEAAAFADKAHKGAFRKGTKIPYITHPMETAVIVSAFTDDEEIIAAALLHDVMEDAGVTREELEDAFGSRVADLVVDESEDKSRSWQERKTRTVRHLCTASWEIKILALGDKLSNMRCTARDYLVVGDAIWQRFNEKDKRKHARYYWGIAHALKELEDHLYFKEYVMLCRTVFGEDIISSNKDMMQGECE
- a CDS encoding TRAP transporter substrate-binding protein yields the protein MRKNVIYLMACAAVMILAASCAGSGKDGTAQKTVPEFVLTYAENQAEDYPTTQGAYKFAELVYEKTGGRVEIQVNAGGVLGDEKTVIEQLQFGGVDFARVSLSPLAEFVPKLNVLQMPYLYTGREHMWKVLEGPIGTDFMNSFGGSSLVPLSWYDAGARNFYSTDRPIESLDDMKGLKIRVQESELMMDTIQALGATPVPMAFGDVYSGLQTGEIDGAENNWPSYESTRHYEVAKYFTLDEHTRVPELQLAAQSTWDKLPEEYGNIIRDCARESALYERELWAERERTSEDRVRRAGCVVTELDAREKERFREAAAPMYEKYCSEYVDIIDDIMDAGRQ
- a CDS encoding YcxB family protein, whose amino-acid sequence is MRYTYTYRTTARDLWQLSMYYIYGSLAGLCNIIFTVAAFALGFSRWDQAQGLMRCLIVLGCCLFTVIQPLMIYVKAKKQTAGITQDTQVTIDDNGLHIRVGNDTSDLPWNSVKRISRKPAMIIVFSDTTHGFVFTNRVLGNEKEEFYRYAASKVEGRTVHN
- a CDS encoding TRAP transporter large permease; this translates as MDANSMAILVLLGSFFLMVFLRFPIAYAVALSSVFCLLFQGHNLTTICQQMVKGISSFSLMAVPFFITMGCLMGSGGISEKLIALANACVGWMRGGMAMVNIVASYFFGGISGSASADTASLGSILIPMMVDQGYDDDFSTAVTITSSCEGLLVPPSHNMVIYATTAGGISVGSLFLAGYIPGALLAVTLMIGSYIISVKRNYPKGEKFSIINLIKQLSVSFWALAAVLIVVFGVVGGVFTATESAAVAVIYSLIVSVFIYKGLDWKGVWRVLGDSVDTLSIVMILIATSSIFGYCLTQLHVPDLAASAITGMTNNPILLALLLNLILLVLGCIMDMAPIILIATPILLPIATSIGLDPIQFGIMVVLNCGIGLLTPPVGAVLFIGSAVSKVPMERVVKATLPFYLCMIITLLLITFIPSVSMWLPSVLAH